The following proteins come from a genomic window of Deltaproteobacteria bacterium CG11_big_fil_rev_8_21_14_0_20_49_13:
- a CDS encoding GTPase, giving the protein MTKKRVLIMGAAGRDFHNFNVFFRNNPNYEVMGFTATQIPNIEGRKYPADLSGRLYPRGIPIHSEKTLADLIANEKIDEVFFSYSDVSYETVMQKSAIALAAGADFTLLSSLHTQIKSTKPVVAVCAVRTGCGKSQTSRKIVSTLKKKGRKVVAIRHPMPYGALTEQIAQRFASYKDMDDHKCTIEEREEYEPYIDEGLVVYAGVDYEKILRQAEKEADVIIWDGGNNDVPFYVPDLHITVLDPLRAGHERKYYPGEVNFIDADVLVINKYEQANKEQLDTLLANIRECNQSALIINGASKLTVENPAAIKGKRVLVIEDGPTLTHGGMSFGAGVVAAKEFGAAELVDPRPYAVGSIKKAYQQYPHMGNLLPALGYYKDQLNDLEETVKATPCDVILVASPIDIRRVIKLDKPAMRVRYYIEEIGNPTFEDVLAKF; this is encoded by the coding sequence ATGACCAAGAAAAGAGTTTTGATCATGGGCGCGGCAGGAAGGGACTTTCACAATTTCAACGTCTTCTTCAGAAACAACCCCAACTACGAAGTAATGGGCTTCACGGCAACGCAGATCCCGAACATCGAAGGGAGAAAATATCCGGCAGATCTTTCGGGCCGCCTTTATCCAAGGGGAATTCCCATTCATTCAGAAAAGACGCTTGCCGATCTTATAGCCAACGAAAAAATTGATGAGGTCTTCTTTTCATACTCGGACGTCTCTTACGAAACGGTGATGCAAAAAAGCGCCATAGCCCTTGCGGCGGGCGCCGACTTCACGCTCCTCTCCTCTCTTCACACCCAGATAAAGTCGACCAAACCAGTTGTTGCCGTATGCGCGGTGAGGACAGGTTGCGGAAAGAGCCAGACCTCCAGAAAGATCGTCTCAACCCTCAAAAAGAAGGGAAGGAAGGTGGTGGCCATACGTCATCCGATGCCCTACGGCGCCCTGACAGAGCAGATAGCCCAGAGATTCGCCAGCTATAAGGACATGGACGACCACAAGTGCACGATAGAAGAGCGCGAGGAGTATGAACCTTACATCGACGAAGGATTGGTCGTTTATGCCGGCGTTGATTACGAAAAGATCTTGCGTCAGGCCGAAAAAGAGGCCGACGTTATCATTTGGGACGGCGGAAATAACGACGTTCCGTTCTACGTTCCGGACCTGCACATAACCGTTCTTGACCCGCTACGCGCCGGGCATGAGAGAAAGTATTACCCCGGCGAGGTCAACTTTATCGATGCCGACGTCCTTGTTATAAACAAGTACGAACAAGCTAACAAAGAGCAACTCGACACGCTTCTTGCAAATATCCGCGAATGCAACCAGAGCGCGCTCATCATAAACGGCGCCTCCAAGTTAACGGTCGAAAACCCAGCGGCGATAAAGGGAAAACGCGTCCTTGTAATTGAAGACGGCCCAACTCTCACCCACGGGGGCATGAGCTTTGGCGCCGGGGTCGTTGCCGCCAAGGAGTTCGGGGCGGCTGAACTCGTTGACCCAAGGCCCTACGCCGTTGGTTCGATAAAGAAGGCCTATCAGCAATATCCTCACATGGGAAATCTACTCCCAGCCTTAGGTTATTATAAGGATCAGCTAAACGACCTGGAAGAGACGGTCAAGGCAACTCCGTGTGATGTGATACTGGTCGCAAGCCCAATAGATATCCGCAGGGTCATCAAGCTCGACAAGCCTGCAATGAGGGTCCGCTACTATATCGAAGAGATAGGTAATCCGACATTCGAAGACGTTCTGGCAAAGTTCTAA